One Glycine max cultivar Williams 82 chromosome 6, Glycine_max_v4.0, whole genome shotgun sequence DNA segment encodes these proteins:
- the LOC100807228 gene encoding uncharacterized protein, protein MKDSTETDAISGSLNLLSTLLDSELPSVRNFKGKWSLARVKLTQLQTHLTDFSAEFPNASTSNPLSLHLLHSISQTLNDAVSLSKTCQPETLPNGKLKTQSDLDSLLATLDRHVSDCDILFRSGLLLENSVSVSVSKREAIRSESRSLITRLQIGSPESKASAMDSLLGLLQEDDKNVTIAVAQGVVPVLVRLLDSSPSETKEKTVAAISKISTVESAKSVLLAEGLLLLNHLLRVLDSGSGFAIEKACIALRALSLTKENARAIGSRGGISSLLEICQAGTPGAQASAAAVLRNLAAFEEIRVNFVEENAVVVLIALASSGTAVARENAVGCLSNLTNSGSSEEADGLLNLRVMVVKEGGVECLKNYWDSGNQIQSLEVAVEMLRHLAESDPIGEVLVGEGFVQRLVGVLNCEVLAVRIAAVRAVYALGLNSGRARKEMGELGCVLGLIKMLDGKGVEEKEASAMALSVLLMHPANRRIFRKDERGVVSAVHLLNPSLQGLDKKYPVSLLALLVHSKSCRKQMVAAGACVHTQKLVEMDVPGSKKLLESLGRGKIWGVFARP, encoded by the coding sequence ATGAAAGATTCAACAGAAACAGATGCTATCAGCGGTTCCCTGAACCTCCTGAGTACTCTTCTCGACTCGGAGCTCCCGAGCGTGAGAAACTTCAAAGGAAAATGGTCACTCGCCCGAGTCAAACTCACCCAACTCCAAACCCACCTCACCGATTTCTCCGCCGAGTTCCCAAACGCCTCCACATCGAACCCCCTCTCCCTCCACCTCCTCCACTCAATCTCCCAAACCCTCAACGACGCCGTTTCGCTCTCCAAAACATGCCAACCCGAAACCCTCCCAAACGGAAAACTCAAAACCCAAAGCGACCTGGATTCCCTCCTCGCCACCCTCGACCGCCACGTCAGCGACTGCGACATCCTCTTCCGCAGCGGCCTTCTCCTCGAAAATAGCGTCTCCGTTTCCGTCTCTAAACGCGAAGCCATCCGCTCCGAATCGCGTAGCCTAATAACCCGTCTCCAAATCGGGTCACCCGAATCCAAAGCCTCCGCGATGGACTCCTTATTGGGGCTTCTCCAAGAAGACGACAAAAACGTGACCATCGCGGTGGCGCAGGGAGTCGTTCCCGTGCTCGTGCGTCTACTCGATTCCTCCCCATCCGAAACGAAAGAGAAAACCGTCGCCGCCATCTCAAAAATCTCCACCGTGGAAAGCGCGAAAAGCGTTCTTCTCGCTGAGGGTTTACTCCTTCTGAACCACTTGCTTAGGGTTTTGGATTCTGGAAGTGGCTTCGCTATTGAGAAAGCATGCATCGCGCTTCGGGCGTTGAGTTTGACGAAGGAGAACGCTAGGGCGATTGGCTCGCGCGGCGGAATCTCGTCGCTGCTCGAGATCTGCCAGGCTGGCACCCCCGGCGCACAGGCTTCCGCCGCCGCTGTGCTGCGAAACCTCGCCGCGTTTGAGGAAATTAGGGTTAATTTTGTTGAGGAGAACGCGGTGGTGGTTCTGATTGCCTTGGCTTCCTCCGGGACAGCGGTGGCGCGTGAGAATGCGGTCGGTTGTTTGTCGAATTTGACTAATTCGGGTTCGTCGGAGGAGGCCGATGGTTTGTTGAATTTGAGGGTTATGGTGGTGAAAGAAGGTGGAGTTGAGTGTTTGAAGAATTACTGGGATTCAGGGAATCAAATTCAGAGTCTTGAAGTGGCTGTGGAGATGCTGCGGCATTTGGCTGAAAGTGATCCAATTGGTGAGGTTCTTGTGGGTGAAGGTTTTGTTCAGAGGCTTGTTGGGGTGCTGAATTGTGAGGTTCTGGCTGTTCGGATTGCGGCGGTGAGGGCGGTTTACGCCTTAGGATTGAACAGCGGGAGGGCGAGGAAGGAGATGGGGGAATTGGGGTGTGTTCTGGGTTTGATTAAAATGTTAGATGGGAAAGGTGTGGAAGAGAAAGAAGCTTCTGCGATGGCATTGTCAGTGCTGCTGATGCACCCGGCGAATCGAAGAATTTTCCGCAAGGACGAAAGAGGAGTTGTGAGTGCTGTTCATTTGTTGAACCCTTCGTTGCAGGGGTTGGATAAGAAGTACCCTGTTTCGTTACTCGCTTTGCTTGTTCATTCCAAGAGTTGCAGGAAGCAAATGGTGGCTGCTGGAGCTTGTGTACATACGCAGAAGCTTGTGGAAATGGATGTTCCCGGGTCCAAGAAACTCTTGGAGAGTCTTGGCCGTGGTAAGATTTGGGGTGTTTTTGCTAGACCCTAG